A single region of the Manihot esculenta cultivar AM560-2 chromosome 12, M.esculenta_v8, whole genome shotgun sequence genome encodes:
- the LOC110627639 gene encoding uncharacterized protein LOC110627639 encodes MTLSGPARAWFNNLEAGSISSFGDLATRFISRFIAGVPADRKTSYLETIKQKRDESLREYVARFNTEALQISELDEGRAVEAMQKGTTSAEFFGSLSRKPPTSLAELMQRAKKYIRQDDALVTSRFAKGAVGKEKAPEERRPKKHERKHGKRPEPYRQSLERRDQRPLPPRIAEQRPLPPWVPEKPTPLNASRAEVLLAVQDKEFVEWPRPLRTEADQRNPDKYCQFHRGRMSRRGKKRSREGESSGAEVMQVVEHSPVAITFSPEDAQGVQMPHDDALVIEAVIHNYQVKKILVDDGSKVNLLPYWVFQQMGIPEEQLVQDQAPVKGVGGVPVPVEGKVKLALTLGEALRTRTHYAVFLVVKLPLSYNAILGRPALFDFEAVTRTYRRINEGKGLCSQLESVCHEQTFSKNNPTRRKTTKADLPDPVEHADYVAPPDERSPRGGPDSRAHNQKSKVKSPKRKPYKYK; translated from the exons atgacgctctcggggccagcgagGGCGTGGTTTAATAACCTTGAGGCTGGAAGTATCAGcagttttggagatctggccactcgcttcatcagccggtttattGCCGGGGTGCCTGCGGATAGAAAGACGAGCTACCTGGAAACAATCAAGCAGAAAAGAGACGAATCGCTCAGGGAGTacgtcgctcgtttcaatacggaggctctGCAAATTTCcgagctcgatgagggaagggcggtggaggccatgcagaagggaacGACCTCTGCTGAGTTCTTCGGCTCactaagcaggaagcctccgacctcactagcCGAGCTGATGCAGAGGGctaaaaagtatataaggcaggatgatgccttagtgACAAGCCGATTCGCCAAGGGGGCGGTAGGTaaggagaaagccccggaggaaaggAGGCCGAAGAAGCATGAGAGGAAACATGGCAAAAGGCCTGAGCCTTACAGACAATCCTTGGaacgaagggaccaaagacctcttcCTCCTCGGATCGCAGAACAAAGGCCACTCCCTCCGTGGGTCccagagaagccgaccccacttaacgcttctagagccgaagtaCTCCTGGCCGTCCAAGACAAAGAATTCGTAGAGTGGCCCAGACCCCTGAGAACAGAAGCCGACCagcgaaatcctgacaaatactgtcagtttCATC gaggtcggatgagtCGTAGAGGAAAGAAGAGGAGTCGAGAGGGAGAAAGCAGTGGCGCCGAGGTCATGCAGGTCGTCGAACACTCTCCAGTGGCCATCACtttctctccggaggatgctCAAGGTGTTCAAATGCCCCATGACGAtgcccttgtcattgaagctgtcATCCACAACTATCAGGTGAAGAAAATcctagtggatgatgggagtaaggtcaacctGCTACCCTACtgggtcttccagcagatgggaatccctgaAGAACAGTTGGTCCAGGATCAGGCACCGGTCAAAGGAGTCGGAGGAGTCCCAGTAcctgtagaagggaaggtgaagctggctctcaccctAGGAGAGGCACTGAGGACTCGCACTCATTATGCGGTGTTCCTGGTAGTCAAACTTCCTCTAAGCTACAACGCGATCCTGGGAAGACCTGCGCTGTTTGACTTTGAGgccgtcacca GAACATATAGGAGGATAAATGAGGGCAAAGGACTGTGCTCACAGCTCGAGTCAGTTTGCCATGAACAAACATTTAGCAAAAATAACCCAACAAGAAGGAAAACGACAAAGGCCGACCTCCCCGATCCAGTGGAGCACGCAGATTACGTTGCACCGCCTGACGAAAGGTCACCTCGAGGAGGACCAGACAGCCGAGCTCACAACCAGAAAAGCAAAGTAAAATCGCCTAAAAGGAAGCCGTACAAGTACAAATAA
- the LOC110627640 gene encoding UPF0481 protein At3g47200: MPMGEDNQEFENELQELNIGLMKMELPTRDCCIYRVPKTLRDIKPEAYTPRLISIGPLHHRTTIKTPSGEETVGPPPVQVKEESVSAGELMMETVKLEYLKSFCKRTRRNLQVLRDIVEQQKERIRRCYEESKPKDDVEFVNIILKDSVFIIELFLKTSEAEKHQNDFIFGKPWRRAAVMEDLMLLENQLPYFIMDDLYGHAIANVSDTWPSFLDLTHAYFKHFIEGPTNANYETLSCDCCNWLYCFCLNKSWRKCQNSENQQNREEAQMPFIPLHFTDLIRWHLSPKHDPHPHSKKIGEENQEPSPQHCIRIVSCCCHAGESKKGAKYLFSATKLHEAGVTFKACETEWPLGITFEDGVLSMPILEIDDSTERQFRNLMAFEQCHYPDKDYICNYIKFIDCLIDTEGDVELLIDRGIIVHLLGDTKSVATLFNNLNGEIVEGDFLYETIWKQLNDHYGNSWYRTAAILRRVYFSNLWKGSGTVVAMILLVLTFIQSINSLMQIFKLR; encoded by the coding sequence ATGCCAATGGGAGAGGACAATCAAGAGTTTGAAAATGAATTACAAGAGCTGAACATTGGCTTAATGAAAATGGAGCTTCCGACAAGAGACTGTTGCATCTACAGGGTACCCAAGACGCTGAGAGACATAAAACCAGAAGCCTATACCCCTCGATTAATTTCAATCGGCCCTCTTCACCACAGAACCACCATTAAGACACCATCTGGGGAAGAAACTGTTGGGCCACCACCGGTTCAGGTGAAGGAGGAGTCGGTTTCAGCCGGAGAACTGATGATGGAAACGGTTAAACTGGAGTATCtaaaatcattttgtaaaaGGACTCGTAGAAATTTACAAGTATTAAGAGACATCGTTGAACaacaaaaagaaagaattcGCCGATGTTACGAAGAGTCCAAACCGAAAGATGATGTTGAGTTTGTGAACATTATTTTAAAAGATTCAGTGTTCATCATTGAGCTTTTCTTGAAGACATCAGAAGCAGAAAAGCACCAAAATGATTTTATATTTGGTAAACCGTGGCGGAGAGCAGCCGTAATGGAGGATTTAATGTTGCTTGAAAATCAGCTGCCATATTTCATCATGGACGATCTCTACGGACATGCCATCGCAAATGTTTCTGATACATGGCCTTCGTTTCTGGACCTTACACACGCGTATTTCAAACATTTTATTGAAGGTCCGACAAATGCAAATTACGAGACTCTCTCATGCGACTGCTGCAACTGGTTGTATTGTTTTTGTCTGAATAAAAGCTGGCGCAAGTGTCAGAATTCCGAGAATCAGCAGAATCGAGAAGAAGCCCAGATGCCTTTCATTCCTCTGCATTTCACAGATTTGATTCGATGGCATCTGTCTCCCAAACATGATCCACATCCTCATTCCAAGAAAATTGGAGAAGAAAATCAAGAGCCCTCTCCCCAGCATTGCATACGTATAGTTTCTTGTTGTTGCCATGCAGGAGAGTCAAAGAAGGGAGCAAAATATTTATTCTCTGCAACGAAACTGCATGAGGCCGGAGTGACATTCAAGGCATGTGAAACTGAGTGGCCGCTTGGGATAACCTTTGAAGATGGAGTGTTAAGCATGCCAATCTTGGAAATCGACGACTCAACAGAACGCCAATTTCGCAACCTTATGGCTTTCGAGCAGTGTCACTATCCAGACAAAGATTACATTTGTAACTACATTAAATTCATCGATTGTCTTATCGACACTGAAGGGGATGTGGAGTTGCTCATTGACAGGGGTATTATCGTTCACTTGCTAGGGGATACTAAATCGGTGGCAACGCTATTTAATAATCTGAATGGCGAAATCGTTGAAGGTGATTTTTTGTACGAAACAATCTGGAAACAGCTGAATGATCATTACGGGAATTCCTGGTACCGTACTGCGGCAATCTTGAGACGTGTATACTTCAGCAATCTTTGGAAAGGCAGTGGAACAGTTGTCGCCATGATACTCCTCGTCTTAACTTTTATCCAATCCATAAATTCCCTCATGCAGATCTTCAAGCTACGTTAA
- the LOC110627715 gene encoding uncharacterized protein LOC110627715 isoform X2, protein MPSPISATISFKPTTAGNLILFVAMLMMFSTSLAGISGNYGQAPETSAPLPTTVYTNKNKNSITGKRKAGPEQQTNEADKRPKLEPQPQDISPAASHHHEAESICINSDISQEDHYRPPAAAAISFASSEAFVSPLEKCFHADFSISPPILSPAIVRFPFDDEGKLVEVLDYKNHHELKLIRYKDIVLGRGQPVIANKLKVTFHYDLYDEHNKRVQTNALDRSPEEVHLCWHRFGRGFEEGIRGMRPGGIRRVIVPREEEPPMIEGYGVFDVALLKVEISCSCPQPHAEIFNL, encoded by the exons ATGCCGAGTCCGATCTCAGCGACAATCTCCTTCAAGCCCACGACTGCCGGAAATTTAATCCTGTTCGTAGCTATGCTGATGATGTTCTCTACTTCCCTCGCCGGCATATCTG GCAATTATGGACAAGCTCCGGAAACATCAG CGCCACTGCCGACAACAGTATAcacaaacaaaaataaaaactcta TCACCGGAAAGCGAAAAGCCGGACCGGAGCAACAAACAAATGAAG CCGATAAAAGGCCAAAACTGGAGCCGCAACCCCAAG ACATTAGTCCTGCAGCTTCTCACCATCATGAAGCCGAATCGATTTGCATCAACTCCGACATAAGCCAGGAAGATCATTACag GCCACCCGCTGCAGCTGCTATATCTTTTGCTTCAAGTGAAGCATTTGTGTCTCCGCTAGAAAAATGCTTTCATGCAGACTTCTCTATCTCACCACCAATTTTATCGCCTGCAATTGTTAGATTCCCATTCGATGATGAAG GGAAGCTGGTGGAGGTTCTTGACTACAAAAATCATCACGAATTAAAGCTGATAAGATACAAGGATATTGTCCTTGGCAGAGGCCAGCCTGTAATCGCTAATAAACTCAAG GTGACTTTCCACTATGATCTGTATGATGAACATAATAAGCGAGTTCAAACCAATGCGTTAGACAGATCTCCCGAAGAAGTTCACCTGTGCTGGCATCGATTTGGTCGag GATTTGAGGAAGGCATTCGAGGCATGCGACCAGGTGGGATAAGAAGAGTTATTGTTCCTCGTGAAGAAGAACCACCTATG ATTGAAGGATATGGAGTATTTGATGTGGCCTTGCTTAAAGTTGAGATATCATGCAGCTGCCCACAGCCACATGCAGAAATCTTCAATCTTTAG